The stretch of DNA GGAAAAATCCTCTGGGACAGCACCAAGCCGGACGGACAGATGGACAAGGGCTTCGATGTCGGACGGATGCGTGATATCCTCGGCTTCGAATGCACCACCCCGTTGCGTGAGGGCCTTGAAAAAACGTTCGCCTGGTTCACCCAAAACCGCAAAGCCGCCCTCCGACTATCCTGAAAGCCCGACCAGATATCGGCGTATCTAGTTTCTAGTTTCCGTTCGGGTATTCACCCATCCAGCTTTTCCCCTGCCCGCTTTGCGACAATTGAGGGTTCGAAGTTTTGGCTTTCTCCAAAAAACCGATTCTTCAGATTTTCCGAGCAATAAATTCAGCGACGGTATCCACGGAGCGGGGAACCGGAAGGATTCCGAGGAGTTTATCCACCGAAACGTCGACGATCCGGGGTTTGGCATCGGGGGGCAGTGCGGAAAGGTCCATGGTTCTGCCTGCCATTTCGGCAACCCGCCTGGGGGTCACGGTGCCCTGACCACAGATATTCACCACTTCACCGGCTGCTCCTTTCTCGAAAAGCGTCCAAGAAAGACGGGCGGCATCCTCCGTCGAAAGGAACTGATAACGCGAGTCCGGATGGATGCGGAGCGGTAGACCGTGGAGGATGTCATAGACCGGGTTCTTGCGCAGGCCCGGGCCGACCATGCCGGCGAGGCGGACGATCAACCATCCCTTGGCGTATTTTCGAACCAATTCTTCGGCCATCCATTTGTGCAACCCATAGTAGGAAGTTTGTTCCGCGGGTATGACCGTGCTTTCCCGGGTGGTTGAGGGGGAAGTGAGATCGGCGTAAACATCGACACTGGAAACATGGAGATGGAAGGCGGCGGGGAAATCACGGAGGGTGCGGAGCCGGTGTCCCACCGAGGTATCGAATTCTTCGAAAGGTTTTTCCTCGGCGAAAAATTTCTTCGAGTTACAGGCCGCCTCAATGACCAAGTCAGCCGGGGTGCCGACGTGAGCGGCGTAATTCGCGCGGGTGACGGGAATCAATTCATGTGCACCGCTGGCAAGCAGCCGATGGAATGCCGAGCCGACAAAGCCATTTGCACCGATTAGGATGATTTTCATGCGAGCACACTCCGGTTCCGTTGGATAAATGCTCCGGCCCGGGCCAAGCTTTCCGGCAGTCCGATGTCGAGAAACTCCCCTTCGACGCGGGCTACCCGGATATTTTTTCCGGAGGCGATCAATCCGGGAAATACTTCCGTTTCAAAACTCAGGGGATTTTTGGTGGGGAATTCCATCAATAGAGCGCTTCTAAAAAGATACACCCCGGCGTTGATCCAAGCCGCACCAGGTTTCTTTTCGCGGAAACCCCGCAACCGCCCCTCGGTGTCGGTGTCCAGGCTGCCATAGCGCGAAGCATCTTCCTGCCACAAAGCCAGCACTCCCGCGTCCACTTCAGGATCTGCAAACAGGGAAAGGAGCGGATCCAGAGGGGCAGCGACGAGGGAATCTCCATTACAGACCAGCCAACTCCCCGGATGGAATCCTGATTGGGCCGCGGCGTGCAGAAATCCACCGGCCGTTCCAAGCGGAGAGGACTCGGCCACACAAACGAAGCGGGCTTGGGGAAGGATTCCATCGTGGAAATGTTCCTCCACTTTGTGGGCCAAATAGCCGGTTGACAGGACGAAGTCGCGGATGCCCTGATGGTGGAGCGCCCGCGCTATCCACTCAACAAATGGACGACCTTCCACGGGAGCCATCGGTTTGGGCAGATCTTTCAAAACACCTTGCAGACGCGTGCCAAAACCACCCGCCAGAATGACGGTAGCAAACATCGGAAATTTTTTAGGATCAGATGACATGTTCAGGCGACGGGAGAAGAAAACGGGGGTTGGATGAATGACGGCAGGCGACAGGCCAATATGAAGGCAACCGATGGCAACAGCCCAGAATAGTCCATAGATCGGAAAATGAAGTCAAACCGATCGGAACCCCGCCAAAATGCAACCCAAGCATTGATCCCGACGGGCTTCACCATGAGGAATTTTGCATCCTGATATTCCGGTCCTCCGTCAAACGGGATGTATGGACAGCAATGTAGTCGCCACATTCTGGAATCGCAGGGATCATTTTGTTTCCCGAGAAGGCAAAAAATGTATACCCGGCGTCGCGAAGCAGATCGATCAATGCTCCAACTGTATGACCGGCCCGTTCACAGGACGGAGGGATCAGCTCAAAAATGATCGTGGGAGTGGCCGCAGAAAGTGTTTTCAGCGCCCCGAGTAAAATGCTCCGCTCATGCCCCTCCACGTCCAGTTTGATCACCGTGGGAAGGGGGAATCGATGCTGGGCCCATAAATCGTCTAGCCTCTTTTTCTCCACTTTTACTGTGGCAATCGTCTCGCTGGCATCCAAGGCCAGCGAATTGCGGCCAGGGTCATCATGGACCCCCAACCGGGCTTCCCCGTTTTCATCTGAGAGAGCCACTTGAAAAAGCTCCACGTTATCCAAGCGATTACGGTCGATATTTTTGACAACCAGTTCGTGGGATTCAGGAAATGGCTCAAACGCGAAAACGCGGCCAGCACTTCCCAGGTGGCGTGCCGCCATGATCGTGTACAGTCCAAAGTTTGCCCCTCCATCGACAAAGACATCTCCCTCCCTGAGATAAGATTCCAAGAATTTGATCTCAGGTTCATAGTCCCGCCCGAAAACATAGAAAACCTTGGCGGGGCTTCGAAAGACACTCGGCAACAGATAGGAAGCGTTCCAAGCCCCAACTTTCATCGTTGGATTCCTTCCGGTCAACACCAGGAGATACCAGGCAAAAACCCGCCAGACACACCGCAAGGGGTGTGAGGAAAAGCCTTCATGCCCGACGAGGAACCGGAAACTGGATTCCAGTCCGCTGAATAGCTTACGGCTCATTGGGTCTACACGTTACCGAATTTATTGTTTCGGATGATCGTGTAGGCTTTGATCAACTCTTGGATGCCCCGGTCCAACGACCACTCCGGCTTGAAGCCCGTGGACGCAATGCGCGCATTGGAAACAATGTAGTCGCGTTTGTCCGGGTCCTCGCCAATGGGGGCTTCCAGATAGACAAATTGGGGCAGGTATTCCTGGATTTTCGCGCACAATTCCAGTTTGGAAAGATTGGCATCGTCCAAGCCCACGTTGTACGGCTTGCCCTTCATGGCCTCAAAATTCCGGATGGCATGGGAAAAGACCTTGGCCACATCACGAATGTGGATGTAATTGCGCTTGAAATGGCCTTCAAAGATCACCACCGCCCGGTCATTCACCGCC from Candidatus Methylacidiphilales bacterium encodes:
- a CDS encoding NAD(P)-dependent oxidoreductase, producing MKIILIGANGFVGSAFHRLLASGAHELIPVTRANYAAHVGTPADLVIEAACNSKKFFAEEKPFEEFDTSVGHRLRTLRDFPAAFHLHVSSVDVYADLTSPSTTRESTVIPAEQTSYYGLHKWMAEELVRKYAKGWLIVRLAGMVGPGLRKNPVYDILHGLPLRIHPDSRYQFLSTEDAARLSWTLFEKGAAGEVVNICGQGTVTPRRVAEMAGRTMDLSALPPDAKPRIVDVSVDKLLGILPVPRSVDTVAEFIARKI
- a CDS encoding nucleotidyltransferase family protein, producing MFATVILAGGFGTRLQGVLKDLPKPMAPVEGRPFVEWIARALHHQGIRDFVLSTGYLAHKVEEHFHDGILPQARFVCVAESSPLGTAGGFLHAAAQSGFHPGSWLVCNGDSLVAAPLDPLLSLFADPEVDAGVLALWQEDASRYGSLDTDTEGRLRGFREKKPGAAWINAGVYLFRSALLMEFPTKNPLSFETEVFPGLIASGKNIRVARVEGEFLDIGLPESLARAGAFIQRNRSVLA
- a CDS encoding FkbM family methyltransferase — protein: MSRKLFSGLESSFRFLVGHEGFSSHPLRCVWRVFAWYLLVLTGRNPTMKVGAWNASYLLPSVFRSPAKVFYVFGRDYEPEIKFLESYLREGDVFVDGGANFGLYTIMAARHLGSAGRVFAFEPFPESHELVVKNIDRNRLDNVELFQVALSDENGEARLGVHDDPGRNSLALDASETIATVKVEKKRLDDLWAQHRFPLPTVIKLDVEGHERSILLGALKTLSAATPTIIFELIPPSCERAGHTVGALIDLLRDAGYTFFAFSGNKMIPAIPECGDYIAVHTSRLTEDRNIRMQNSSW